The DNA segment GAGGTAATAGGAATGGTTCACGTTTACCGCCACCTTGGATGTACAATACACCGTTTTCCTCAGCCCAACGAATACCATACGCCTCTTGCCACATAAATAATGTAGTAAAGCAATTATCAGATGCTTCGTAATGATGTTGTTCAAAATATTTATCGATTAATGGTTTGTCTCTTAGTTCAAAACGTTTAAATTCTAAAATAATAATCCCTCCTATCAAATTCCTCGGTCGAGGTGTTTACCATTGGTACCTATAACCACATGGTTCTTCATTATAATTTAACAGATTCACCTAATTCAAAGTTTCCGTCGGTTGTAATTACCTTATCTCCTTCGTTTAGGCCTGAAATAATTGCTACATCATCGTCTTCTGTCATACCGACCTCAACGACACGTACGTCAACTGTATTATTTTCGGTCAATACATATACGTATTTGCCGTCTTGGTTTTCGCGAACCGCTTTGCTTGGTACAGTGAGCATCTTCGCTTTTATATCTGACTCGATGATGAGCGTATAGAACTCGCCAGCCTTGATAAGGCCTTTGTCATTGTTGAAAGTAGCTTTCACAAGAACACTTGGTACATTTTCTGGCTGTGTTACATCTACATAGGTCAATTCGCCAGGTAATTCTTGGTCGCCTACCTTGAGGAGTACCTTAATCCCCTTTTTAGCGTCAGGTGTGCCTAACTTCATCGCCGCATCACGAGGAATGCTAAGGGATGCTACCATCGGTGTAGATTGTTGAATCATCATGAATGGACGATCTGCAATCGCCATTTGACGGTCTTCATTGTAAATAGCTGTTACCGTACCAGCTATAGGCGCTACAATTGTAGATGCTGCCATTTGTGCAGATACTTGAGCGATTTGAGCCTCAATAGCCGCCGTATTAGCACCACCGCCGCCACCGCCAGTTGTTACTGTCGTAGTTTGTGGCTGAGACCGCTCTACAATGCGATCATATTCTTTTTGAGTAATCATGCCCGCTTCGCGCATCTTCTGAGCTTGTGCCAATTGAGCACTATCTACAGACGCTGCTGTCGTAGTTGTCACAGACGTCGCATAGGACTGAGCTGAGGCTTGCGCTAACTGACCTTGTAAGGATGCTAGCTGTTGCTGTAAAGCCGATGTATCTACAGTGGCCAAGACTTGACCTTGTTGTACTTGGTCGCCTACTTTCACAGCATATGCGACCTGCCCCGTCAACGTCGGCGTTACCGTCGCCTTATTGAGAGCTGTTACATTGGCGTCATTATGGATCTGCAGTGGCATATCCTTGTATGTTACATCAGCAACGGATACCGTTTTCGTACCGCAACCAGCGATGGCCAAGGCCATCATCACAACACCAAGCATAGCAACTACAGAATAAATTCGTTTTAATTTCATTCTGTCACTTCCTGTCATATTGATTTTTATCAATACCTTAGTATATCATAAAATCAATTAGAATTGTATGAAAGCTAATTCCTTTAATTAATGGATATAACGGAGGTTCTCATGGAAGAACGGATGGATTTTAGAATTTTAAATAACGGTAGCTTTATTCCCTCTATCGGTTATGGTACCTACAAAACAGGTAGCGAAGGAGAAACAGAACAAGCCGTAACTAATGCATTAAACGTAGGTTATCGATTACTCGATACAGCTGCCTACTACGGCAACGAAGAGGCCGTTGGCAGAGGTATCAAAGCATCTGGCGTTAAACGTACTGACATCGTTATTACCACAAAAATTTGGCATACCGACGCAGGCTACGATAATACGATGCGTGCTGTTGAAAGCTCCTTGAAAAAATTAGACACTAATTATATCGATATTATGCTCGTACATCAACCCCTTGGCGACTATTACGGTTCTTGGCGCGCCATGGAAGAGTTATACGACCAAAACGTATTGCGCGGGTTAGGCCTATCTAACTTTTACGAAGATCGCTTAATCGACTTGCTATATCACTGCAATGTGAAACCTGTGGTGAACCAAATTGAATGTCATCCATTCAACCAACGCCAATCTCTTATTCAATTGATGAGAAAGCATCAAGTAGTGGGCATGGCTTGGTCTCCATTCACCCGTGACCGCCAACCTATTTTTGACCATCCTATCATCAAAAGCTTGGCTGAAAAATACGGCGTGTCTAAACATCAAATCATCTTGCGTTGGCACATTCAACGTGGCATCATTCCATTGCCAAAGGCAAATAATGTAAGTCACATGGAAGCCAACTTCGATGTATTCGATTTCAAACTTACAAACATCGACATGGACGTTATGGAACTATTAGATCAACAAGACTTCTTGGAAGATCACCATACAGCGCCAGGTCTAGAAAGACTATTACAACTAAGATAAAAAGAAAACCACTTATATCTCCCTTCTTTTAGGAATAGATATAAGTGGTTTATTTTATTGTAATTTATTTAGGCACATTAAAGACAGCTTGTATAAGGATCATGTACACTACAGTGCCCGCCCCAATGGATATAAGCATATTTCGCTTCCATAGATGTAAGCCTACGGTAACAACCAATGCAATCAATTCAGGTATGCCATATGGATACGATAGGACGACAGTTTCTTTAAAAGTATATACAACGAGCATCCCCATCACAGAGGCAGGTAGCGCTTTACCAAGATAGAGCACAAAGTCTGGTGCCTTTTTACCAGGTGGGAATATAAGAAACGCCCCAAAACGAGTCAATAATGTACCTGCTACTACGATAGCAACGGTCATAACCATTTCTATACTAGTCAAGGCGCACACCTCCCCACTTATACGCAATATAAGACGCAACGAGCATACAACTCATAGAGGTAAGCATAAAGAGGGACTTACCTACTACTAATAGCATAATAAGTGCTACTATAGCACCCGCTACACCAAAGGCTTTAATCCTATTATTCTTAGCATTCAATAACATTTCAAGGAATATCACAATAAATAGGCCCGGTAATACGAAATCAATGCCCCGTAAATCTACAGCAGCCAATAAATTCCCGAATAAGCCCCCCACAAGAGTACTAAATACCCAGAATACGTAGTTAAGCCAAGATACATGGAAATAGAACCACTTTTCATCTACATCTTCTGGAAGCTTAGTTGAGGCATTGATAGCAAAGCTTTCATCGCACATCCAAGCTACGGTAGGAAACCATTTCCAGCCCATATTAACATAGCGCTGTAACATAGGCAGCCCATAGAAGAAATGACGCCCATTGACAAACATAGTCAAAACAAAGGCATTTAACGGATCAAAGCCTGCCATGAGCATACCAATAGTGACGAATTCCATGGAGCCTGCGAAAATAGTGGCTGCTAAAACAGGTGCCGTCCACCACGGAAAGCCTTGGCTCGTCGCATACAGGCCAAACCCTAATCCTATGAAAAAGAAGCTAATACCCATAGGAATCATAATAGGAAGCGCAAAGGAAAAGGCACTTCGACGCTTTATTTCACTCAAAGGATTTTCTCCTTTCCAAATCATATATCTTATATATGTAAACAATAGTCAAAACTAATCTTAGCCCTCTTTCAGACGCTAAAAACTAATTTGAACAATAATAAAAGACACCATATGGTGTCTTTTATGTAAGCTATTATATACATTGTATATAATCAGTGTCAATTTTGATGGATTTAACCAAATGTATTATAAAGCGCGCGTTAAAATTTCACGAGCTACTTCTGGTGTTACATCGCCTTTTTCACCAAGTTGTGTCATACCATGGGCTTCTAATTGTTTCACAATTTTATCAACTGCTTCTTCGCCTAGACCATAGTCTTTCAAATGGGTAGATACACCAAGGGACTCGAAGAATTCACGGGTTTTAGCGATAGCCTTATCTGCTTTTTCTTGATTTGTACCTTCTGTAATATGCCATACACGTGTAGCATATTGTGCCAATTTTTCAAGCTTGTCTGCTTTTTTCACTTCTAACAATGCAGGCAATACAATAGCTAATGTAATCCCATGGTCAAGATGGTACGTCGCAGTCAACTCATGACCGATAAGATGTGTTGCCCAGTCTTGTGGCACACCTGCACCAATCAAGCCGTTTAATGCCAAGGCAGAAGCCCACACATGGTTAGCACGAATATCGTAGTTTTCTGGATTCTCTACCGTTTCTTTGCCGATTTCAATCATAGTTTTCAAAATACCTTCACTGAAACGATCTTGAATACGGCCTTCTACAGGATATGTTAAATATTGCTCTGTAGTATGTACGAAAGTATCGATAACACCATTCTTAACTTGTTTTTCAGGCAATGTGAAAGTCAATGTTGGATCGAGCATGGAGAACTTAGGGAATATTAAGTTACTGAACACAGGATATTTACCATCACCATAAGTAATAACGGCACCATTGTTCATTTCGGAACCCGTAGCAGGAAGTGTCATAACTGTACCAAATGGCAAGGGATTTGGTACCATCTCTACTGGAACCGCTGGCACACTAGCTTTCATAACCTCAATAACAGGTCCATCATAGGTAGCGCCCATAACGATAAGTTTTGTAGCGTCTACTACAGAACCGCCGCCTACAGCGAGAACGAAATCTACACCATGTTCTTTAATGAAAGCTACTGCACGTTCACACGTTTCAAGGGATGGGTTTGGCTCAATACCGCCGAATTGCTCTACCTTACGGTTACCAAGTGCCTTTACAATGCGATCAATAAGACCACTACGCACTGCAGATCCGCCGCCGTAAGTAATGAGTACCTTTGCCTCCTTTGGCACCAATACATCTAATTCATCTAAACGATCTTTACCAAATACGATATAGGTTGGATTATAAAAATCAAAGTTAAACATGGGGACCTCCTAAGTATTATATTTGTATTCCACCATTTTAATTGTATAAAACTTTTCTTTATTATACCATATTTCGATTTTTTTAGATATATCTAGATGACGCTACTTTCAATTACTTAATAACTCTACTTTACAATCATCCTGAAAGCCATAGTTTTAATCTATAGCCAACCCCTATATTTTTATCTATATACAAAACCCCATTTACATGATAGGATATATCCATTATATGTATATAGAAAGGGATGTTCACATGAAATTAAAAAAATTTATTGCCCCTCTTCTCGTTGGCGTTTTAGCATTCGCCATCGCAGGCTGTGGCACAAATACAAATCAATCTAGTCAGGCACCAAAGGAAATTAAAATCGGTGCTACTGCTGGTCCTCATGCTCAAGTTGCTGAAGCCGTTGCAAAAGAGGCTAAAAAACAAGGTATCGACCTTAAAGTTGTAGAGTTCTCCGATTATGTAACACCAGATAAAGCCCTCGCTGATGGCGACATTCAATTGAATGCGTACCAACACGTGCCATTTATGGAAAACTTTAACAAACAAAATGGTTCCAACTTAGTAGCAATCGGTAAAACCCTTTTAGTGCGTATGGGATTATATAGTAATAGTGTACATAGCGTACAAGATGTACCTGAAGGCGCTACGGTTTCTATTCCAAATGACCCTACTAATGGTGGTCGTGCATTAGTATTATTAGCTAAAGCTGGATTAATTACGTTAAAAGATGGTGTCGGCTTCAAAGCAACTGTTGCAGATATCACATCTAACCCGAAAAATATAAAGATTCAAGAATTAGAAGCAGCTCAATTACCTCGTAGTCTAGATGATGTAACAATTGCAGTTATTCCAATGAATTATGTACAAAGTGCTGGCCTTAGTGTAGAAAAACAAGGCTTCTTCTTCGAATCAAAAGATGAACCATTAACAGTTATCGTACTTGCTGTACGTAATGAAGACAAAGACAACGAAACTTACAAAAAAATTGCAGACATCTACAAATCTGATGCTATTAAACAATACATCGACGAAACATTCAAAGGCACTATTACAACTGCCAACTAATATAATTTATATCATCACTATATAGCTAAAAAGAGATACTTCAATGATTACAATCATTGAAGTATCTCTTTTTTTACTCTTCTGTATCAAATGTAACATCTAATGGTTGACGTTCCACAATATTGCGGTAACGAACCTTTGGATAGCCCATTAAGATACCACCAGCAATGATTTTATCTTCAGGCACACCTAATAGCTCCAATAATGGTTCATATTCTGCTTCTCCAGCATGTTCAAAGAAGCCTGCCCAACAAGTGCCTAAACCTAATGTTGGTGCATACAACTCTGCATAAGACAAGCAAGAATGACCACTATCGTGAGTACGATGAATATCCTTTTTAGAACCGATAGCCACTACTAACGCAGGCGCATCACGCAAGATGTATTCCTTACCTTTATCCACTTCAGCTTGTGCTGCACGAGCATAAAGACGCATAATCGGCACAGTTTTCGCAGCTAAATGCATCCACTCAAGAACGAGATCTGCAATGCGGCGCAACTTTTGTTTATCCCGAATTACAATATAAGAAATACCTTGTGTATTTGTTGCTGTGGGAGCCATTCTCGCAACATTTAATACCTTTCGAATAAGCTCAGCAGGAACTGGTTTATTTTGGTAATTACGAATAGAGCGACGGCTGCGTAAGAATAACTCAGCTTGCTCTGGCGTTAACTTTTGTTCTTTTGTGATATCGATTTGCTCTTTACGTGGTGTCATATCACTATCAAGAGCAAGTGTAGGGCAGACAGAAATACAATGCCCACAGGAGATACAACCTCCTTTGCCAGTTACAGGCCCATTTTCGGACATCACTAGCAAGCCTGTCGGACAGTCAGCTACGCAAAGGCCGCATCGTGTACAGACTTCTGTATTGACGGTAAATAACATCTGATAAATCCTCCAAACACTACTATAAAGCCTATTATAACACAATCAATCAAGGGTTATCTAGACAACATATGCTTTTCAAGGTTATTCTCCCTATTTTGATGGGGCCCTATTTCATTTCTACAACCTAGTAAAAAAAGTACAAATATACTTGCTTGCTCCGTCCTTCGCAAAGTCGCTGCACAAGTATATTCGTACTTTTTTATAATTATATTTATAAAGGCGTCCCATCAAAATAGAACTACACACTTAAATACATAACACCTAGATAAGCCGATTGTTCTATGTAAAAAGGCTTTAAACTAATGGCGCCACGCCCACCATGTGGGAAAAAATAGCCTGCAGCTAGGCTTTATAGTAGTGGTGCCATGCCCACCGTAGGGGAAGGACTAGCCTGCGGCTAGTCCTTCCCTTCCCCCATCATATAAAAGCATATTGAGTAAATGTCATATGTAGCTTGTGATGGGACTAGTTAATAGTAGGCGCTCAAATAATAAAAAGAGTTCCCTATGCAGCGACTTTGCGAAGAACGGAGCAAAGAGGGAACTCTTTTTATTATTTATTGAGTTGTCGCAATCTAACGGGGCCCCATCACAAGCGGAAAAGGAAATTTACTCAAATGCTTTTATAAGTTCCATGTATTCCGCTTTGTGTGTCATTCTCCATGTACCAAAGTCTGGTTCTGGGGATTGGTTCAAAATGTTTGCCAAGGCTTCCAAGAATTCGGGAATTTTTGTGGCTACGATATTGCCTGCCATTTTACCGAAGTTTTCGGAGCCCATGTGTTCTGAGCCACCGTCTACGAGGATGAATGCTACGGTAGGTTTCTTGTCTACTAGTTTTACAGCGCCATGGAAACCAATTTCACCGATTTGGTGTGTACCACAGGAGTGTGGACAGCCGGAGATGTGTAAACGAGGTAGTTTACTTGTGTCTACACCTTT comes from the Veillonella dispar genome and includes:
- a CDS encoding efflux RND transporter periplasmic adaptor subunit gives rise to the protein MTGSDRMKLKRIYSVVAMLGVVMMALAIAGCGTKTVSVADVTYKDMPLQIHNDANVTALNKATVTPTLTGQVAYAVKVGDQVQQGQVLATVDTSALQQQLASLQGQLAQASAQSYATSVTTTTAASVDSAQLAQAQKMREAGMITQKEYDRIVERSQPQTTTVTTGGGGGGANTAAIEAQIAQVSAQMAASTIVAPIAGTVTAIYNEDRQMAIADRPFMMIQQSTPMVASLSIPRDAAMKLGTPDAKKGIKVLLKVGDQELPGELTYVDVTQPENVPSVLVKATFNNDKGLIKAGEFYTLIIESDIKAKMLTVPSKAVRENQDGKYVYVLTENNTVDVRVVEVGMTEDDDVAIISGLNEGDKVITTDGNFELGESVKL
- a CDS encoding aldo/keto reductase codes for the protein MEERMDFRILNNGSFIPSIGYGTYKTGSEGETEQAVTNALNVGYRLLDTAAYYGNEEAVGRGIKASGVKRTDIVITTKIWHTDAGYDNTMRAVESSLKKLDTNYIDIMLVHQPLGDYYGSWRAMEELYDQNVLRGLGLSNFYEDRLIDLLYHCNVKPVVNQIECHPFNQRQSLIQLMRKHQVVGMAWSPFTRDRQPIFDHPIIKSLAEKYGVSKHQIILRWHIQRGIIPLPKANNVSHMEANFDVFDFKLTNIDMDVMELLDQQDFLEDHHTAPGLERLLQLR
- a CDS encoding branched-chain amino acid transporter permease — its product is MTSIEMVMTVAIVVAGTLLTRFGAFLIFPPGKKAPDFVLYLGKALPASVMGMLVVYTFKETVVLSYPYGIPELIALVVTVGLHLWKRNMLISIGAGTVVYMILIQAVFNVPK
- a CDS encoding AzlC family ABC transporter permease, with protein sequence MIPMGISFFFIGLGFGLYATSQGFPWWTAPVLAATIFAGSMEFVTIGMLMAGFDPLNAFVLTMFVNGRHFFYGLPMLQRYVNMGWKWFPTVAWMCDESFAINASTKLPEDVDEKWFYFHVSWLNYVFWVFSTLVGGLFGNLLAAVDLRGIDFVLPGLFIVIFLEMLLNAKNNRIKAFGVAGAIVALIMLLVVGKSLFMLTSMSCMLVASYIAYKWGGVRLD
- a CDS encoding iron-containing alcohol dehydrogenase, giving the protein MFNFDFYNPTYIVFGKDRLDELDVLVPKEAKVLITYGGGSAVRSGLIDRIVKALGNRKVEQFGGIEPNPSLETCERAVAFIKEHGVDFVLAVGGGSVVDATKLIVMGATYDGPVIEVMKASVPAVPVEMVPNPLPFGTVMTLPATGSEMNNGAVITYGDGKYPVFSNLIFPKFSMLDPTLTFTLPEKQVKNGVIDTFVHTTEQYLTYPVEGRIQDRFSEGILKTMIEIGKETVENPENYDIRANHVWASALALNGLIGAGVPQDWATHLIGHELTATYHLDHGITLAIVLPALLEVKKADKLEKLAQYATRVWHITEGTNQEKADKAIAKTREFFESLGVSTHLKDYGLGEEAVDKIVKQLEAHGMTQLGEKGDVTPEVAREILTRAL
- a CDS encoding MetQ/NlpA family ABC transporter substrate-binding protein gives rise to the protein MKLKKFIAPLLVGVLAFAIAGCGTNTNQSSQAPKEIKIGATAGPHAQVAEAVAKEAKKQGIDLKVVEFSDYVTPDKALADGDIQLNAYQHVPFMENFNKQNGSNLVAIGKTLLVRMGLYSNSVHSVQDVPEGATVSIPNDPTNGGRALVLLAKAGLITLKDGVGFKATVADITSNPKNIKIQELEAAQLPRSLDDVTIAVIPMNYVQSAGLSVEKQGFFFESKDEPLTVIVLAVRNEDKDNETYKKIADIYKSDAIKQYIDETFKGTITTAN
- a CDS encoding nitroreductase family protein, encoding MLFTVNTEVCTRCGLCVADCPTGLLVMSENGPVTGKGGCISCGHCISVCPTLALDSDMTPRKEQIDITKEQKLTPEQAELFLRSRRSIRNYQNKPVPAELIRKVLNVARMAPTATNTQGISYIVIRDKQKLRRIADLVLEWMHLAAKTVPIMRLYARAAQAEVDKGKEYILRDAPALVVAIGSKKDIHRTHDSGHSCLSYAELYAPTLGLGTCWAGFFEHAGEAEYEPLLELLGVPEDKIIAGGILMGYPKVRYRNIVERQPLDVTFDTEE